A stretch of the Synergistota bacterium genome encodes the following:
- a CDS encoding folate family ECF transporter S component, which yields MRKSRRLAILGFMIALSVVLSRFGSVRIAIGGVEGIRVGFGSFPLIFLGIFLGPVEGAIGGALADIIGYIISPMGPYMPHFTLTSALRGFIPGITVILFKRFSFTWRVTVALIASTIVPEITLLPYFLYILFGIPWKVVLVSKLIGSGIQFPVYLLLFNILYRRIPLVRRLEEGMP from the coding sequence TTGAGGAAGAGCCGAAGATTAGCGATTCTCGGTTTTATGATCGCACTTAGCGTAGTCCTTTCTCGCTTTGGGAGCGTAAGAATTGCCATAGGTGGCGTTGAGGGTATAAGGGTAGGATTCGGCTCATTCCCACTTATATTTCTCGGTATCTTTCTGGGACCGGTTGAGGGAGCCATAGGCGGAGCTTTAGCTGACATAATAGGCTACATAATCTCTCCCATGGGACCTTATATGCCACACTTTACCCTTACAAGTGCGCTCAGGGGTTTTATCCCTGGGATAACAGTTATTCTCTTTAAGAGGTTTTCGTTTACTTGGAGGGTAACTGTTGCCCTCATAGCATCTACCATTGTTCCGGAGATAACCCTTCTCCCATATTTTCTTTATATCCTTTTTGGAATCCCGTGGAAAGTTGTACTTGTATCCAAGCTTATAGGTTCTGGAATACAGTTCCCCGTTTATCTTCTCCTTTTTAACATCCTCTATAGGCGAATACCTCTTGTTAGGAGACTTGAGGAGGGGATGCCTTAA